A DNA window from Zingiber officinale cultivar Zhangliang chromosome 3A, Zo_v1.1, whole genome shotgun sequence contains the following coding sequences:
- the LOC122054024 gene encoding CLAVATA3/ESR (CLE)-related protein 25-like — protein MGRDSCTALAFLFWMALVVSMEAQCAGARVAPLVAAPAVASSISRPGHQNLDPFYSSKRRVPNGPDPIHNRRAGKSGRPSGRI, from the exons ATGGGGAGAGACTCGTGCACTGCCTTGGCATTCTTGTTCTGGATGGCTCTCGTGGTGTCCATGGAAGCACAGTGTGCAGGGGCAAGAGTTGCACCACTAGTGGCTGCTCCTGCTGTGGCCTCATCAATATCTAGGCCAGGTCACCAGAACTTGGATCCTTTCTACAGTAGCAAGAGAAGAGTTCCTAATGGTCCTGATCCCATTCATAACAG GAGAGCTGGGAAGTCAGGAAGACCATCAGGTAGAATATGA